In a genomic window of Lycium ferocissimum isolate CSIRO_LF1 chromosome 9, AGI_CSIRO_Lferr_CH_V1, whole genome shotgun sequence:
- the LOC132031554 gene encoding uncharacterized protein LOC132031554, with translation MSLELQKNLDHMEKLGDGINGDLLYYNIDRWSKVYFKYLSCCDSVDNNMAESFNSWILGPRHKTIITMLEEIRVKMMRRVGQLREFSETWITNISPMALKVLQENTSKSMKCTLEWNGEYGFEVKDSWGNKFIVNLNSNTCTCRSWMLKGIPCCHAIAALHFRKLEPIDYVAHWYTKDTYLKTYNSFIQPVTNMAMWPKTTNPPVLPPEIKKLPGRPRKCRRKEQTENKTGKLSKRGVEMTCSLCHAKGHNKKGCPMNPQSVRGRGRARGRGTSTSSTRSSVGSSTVPSNSQPSRGRGRPRGSTKQAMAAAAFQSGRGTGQSSTSQASDASGRFLEEGTPLRGQELWEWEYFRPKVVSKLAM, from the exons ATGTCTTTGGAGTTGCAAAAAAATTTGGATCATATGGAGAAGTTAGGTGATGGAATAAATGGAGATTTGTTGTATTACAACATAGATAGGTGGTCCAAGGTCTACTTTAAATACCTCAGCTGTTGTGATAGTGTTGACAACAACATGGCCGAGAGTTTTAATTCCTGGATTTTGGGGCCAAGGCACAAGACCATTATCACAATGCTTGAGGAAATTAGAGTCAAAATGATGAGAAGGGTAGGACAACTAAGAGAGTTTTCTGAGACTTGGATAACAAACATCAGCCCAATGGCTTTGAAGGTATTGCAAGAGAACACATCAAAGTCAATGAAGTGTACTCTTGAATGGAATGGTGAATATGGCTTTGAGGTCAAGGACAGCTGGGGTAATAAATTCATAGTAAATCTGAACAGCAATACTTGCACTTGTAGATCTTGGATGCTGAAAGGTATTCCCTGCTGTCATGCCATAGCTGCACTTCATTTCAGAAAATTGGAACCTATTGACTATGTTGCACATTGGTACACTAAGGACACTTACCTCAAAACATACAACTCATTCATTCAACCTGTTACTAATATGGCAATGTGGCCAAAGACAACCAATCCTCCTGTCCTCCCACCTGAGATTAAAAAGCTGCCAGGTAGGCCAAGGAAGTGTAGAAGAAAGGAGCAGACAGAAAACAAGACAGGGAAGCTGTCAAAAAGAGGTGTTGAGATGACCTGCAGCTTGTGCCATGCAAAGGGTCACAATAAGAAGGGTTGTCCTATGAATCCACAATCTGTGAGAggcagaggaagggcaaggggGAGAGGGACAAGTACTAGTTCAACAAGGTCAAGTGTTGGTTCTTCTACGGTACCAAGTAATTCCCAACCAAGTAGAGGAAGGGGAAGACCAAGAGGTTCTACCAAACAG GCCATGGCTGCTGCAGCATTTCAATCTGGAAGGGGTACAGGACAGTCATCTACATCACAG GCTTCTGATGCAAGTGgtcgattcttggaagaggGCACCCCTTTAAGAGGCCAAGAGTTGTGGGAATGGGAGTACTTCAGACCCAAAGTGGTTTCAAAATTGGCAATGTAA